Proteins found in one Allorhizobium pseudoryzae genomic segment:
- a CDS encoding type I polyketide synthase: protein MSVEIIGYAAIAPGAPSAIDLFKQLRAGVCSVTEVPASRWDKARFWHPIQGVSGKTYTFAAGVVENVHDFDPVVFGLSRREAMAMDPQQRLLLSVAWRALEDAALPLSALQDRVVGVYVGASSLDSANLSAEDPASGGPYFMTGNTLSIVANRLSHIFGLHGPSLTIDTACSSSLVALDQAVRALERGEVDTAIVGGVNLLNHPLPFVGFAQARMLSPEGRCRAYDTDASGYVRSEGAVAIILRRTDVAKTEGDRSRARIVATGVNSAGRTNGISLPSAEAQVALLQGMYDDNRIDPNDLAFLEGHGTGTKVGDPAEVWAIGQVIGKRRRAPLPIGSIKTNIGHTEPASGLFGLLKAVMALEQNYLPASLFFDKPNETIDFENLNVRVNSTPLELLRARRPRLAGVNSFGFGGTNAHVVISDPEKVAQTEPLEPHGERYFVASAQTESALKALVEAYVRRMDKAAPAQINRIVAASGGGRTLLRHRLVGVPTTPDTLRTRLAGFLQSQAIDGIETGEVPAGQSRIAFAFAGNGAQWAGMGVSAYRRSKAFKRHFDAASALFETHLGEKLVELLVSDTLDERLSDTRIAQPLLFSIQVAIANALAAAGIRPACVFGHSIGEVAAAHIAGAMSLVDAVAVVAARSRCQHVTRGRGTMAAALCSEETAKAFLAEHAITEVVVAAVNARNSVTFSGPRQKIEEVKALARRRKIAVQMLDIEYPFHHPLIDDVREEFIATLPDIGLHEGELQFLSTVTGDALSGRKLSASYWWRNAREPVAFRSAVAKALDAGCNLFLEISPRPILNNYIKETIREHSANAHVLSSLSKDNEESADPIAQIIARLFAFGADGISLTRLAQVDLPNVPFEPETLTVPATSDTYDLFGRNAGPYTLAGWRVDPNAGAWKNHIDAALFPDLAEHVVEGRAIMPGAGLVDIALQVARQHLRTDRVTLTNVELLNPLPLDEKLLELSTIVSPETGVIEIRSRERLSDDDWTLHAVARCQKMVDGPAADIFDAQEVTADRIAKDRIYAIAAAFGLDYGPSYQRLDEAVTDGGSKIVARLAPAANPAHPLLEWAVSPMSLDAAFHGLVGLFDRLSGDAQGSPYIPVRFGVIHLVSPGADIHAVLIEIQRFSAHSIKARFQLKDREGRTVLVIDDCRFRRTSLRQQRSVPSLGFHYEALPWNGRVAANPVRTAQPLISLAQSLETDDSSLLLQAAVLRSCLDIAMAATVETDGKISVASAPQEARVFLSTCLSILHGAGLAAPVDDQWHLADGIDLPEVAELLREFEADRPDRGAEGVAVASIRATMLARLHPGNAVPSNLPVAPTSATADYLHQRSAAADWRNALLINALSDLSKATGSCPLTCLQIGATAPHAVQRVLDLLEPLAGRLAVFETDDELRRSLEILFQDNPRIEILQSLDPARIYHAVYSSSDRYAQLIINDETAVSSVRSFVGAGARLLIAESASSLINDFMNGLAAEQGDPGVLADLHLGHLPTAREWKRHLAALNLDGEAVQTVDGPYGPANIIDAQADDVVADSPVRNDGYVLLAGGMPAGSDAATLSLNLDTDSLTQDIVTVLSKTKDRTVNIVYIRGGEDEGTSLTLTEESWRLTHFARTLHQVVEEQNHKCPVNLVLLLQGGAPVGLSIAGETLPVSPINVGLWSLARVLQNELESLGIFLFDAAPAELDKALMLASLDQSREWIIGARGDDVREIRAVEAALSRGNMLTTRYSAATIRQRIPSRVDALYWEACDLPQPGDDQVVVDVAAAGLNFRDVMWAMGLLPEEALEEGFAGATIGMELSGRVVAVGSSVSDLKVGDAIMGIGPAAFSTHAVIARAGLAKVPSEIDLKAAATVPVTFLTAWYAIVELARARAGETLLVHGAAGGVGLAAIQIARALGLTVIATVGSDEKTAYLKTLGIEHVFNSRSLSFVADVKRVTGGEGVDMVLNSLFSDAMEQSIGLVKPFGRFLELGKRDYYADRKIGLRPFRRNVSYFGIDADQLPLKAPALTKNIFETLGRLFAEGKLSPLPYRLFRHDEIGDAFRLMQNAGHVGKIVIEPPAAGEHPVASKPAGLQPLPPVGLHIVVGGIGGFGLAAAEWLVARGARQIALVTRRGVADDETAAAIHRWDEKGVQASCHPCDVTNAAAVEDLLRTLRQRAPIKGVVHAAMVLDDALVNNLTRERFEAVIAVKAEGAVNLDRATRADKLDYFLMFSSATTLIGNPGQANYVAANGYLEGLARKRRQEGLPGLAVGFGAIADTGYLAHNAAVNEVLSKRLGNSAMKASTALAFVEYYMAVDPGTVDSGVVICSPIDWHAAKALRLVNTPLFDVPLRQLAAGAVAGSDTIDLAELVADKSETEAMELLFKLVAGEMANVLRISEGAITRNKVLKDAGLDSLMAVELSMSFKDRTGVDMPLTGLGDTTTVDHVVRKLYERVMRQSDNDDEALPHQEIEALASQHLDAARKTVGDA from the coding sequence ATGTCAGTCGAAATCATCGGATACGCTGCCATCGCTCCTGGCGCTCCGTCGGCGATCGATCTGTTCAAGCAGCTTCGCGCCGGAGTCTGCTCGGTAACAGAAGTCCCGGCTTCAAGGTGGGACAAGGCTCGATTTTGGCATCCGATACAGGGCGTATCCGGCAAAACCTACACCTTCGCCGCAGGGGTGGTTGAGAACGTTCATGACTTCGATCCCGTAGTCTTCGGACTCTCGCGGCGTGAAGCCATGGCCATGGATCCGCAGCAGCGTTTGTTGCTGTCAGTCGCCTGGCGGGCTTTGGAAGATGCGGCTTTGCCGCTGTCGGCGCTGCAAGATAGAGTTGTAGGGGTTTATGTCGGCGCATCGAGCCTCGATAGTGCAAACCTTTCGGCAGAGGATCCCGCATCCGGCGGCCCTTACTTCATGACGGGCAACACCCTGTCGATCGTCGCCAATCGCCTGTCGCATATTTTCGGCCTGCATGGTCCGAGCCTGACAATCGATACGGCCTGTTCGTCTTCTCTGGTCGCGCTGGATCAGGCTGTCCGCGCGCTGGAGCGAGGCGAGGTGGATACGGCGATCGTGGGTGGCGTGAACCTTCTGAACCATCCATTGCCATTTGTCGGTTTTGCCCAGGCGAGAATGCTGTCGCCGGAAGGGCGCTGCCGGGCCTATGACACCGACGCTTCGGGCTATGTCCGCTCGGAAGGTGCGGTCGCGATCATCCTGCGTCGGACGGACGTGGCAAAGACCGAGGGCGATCGTAGCCGGGCGCGTATTGTCGCCACGGGTGTAAATTCCGCCGGACGCACCAATGGAATCTCGCTTCCCTCGGCGGAGGCGCAGGTCGCGCTTCTGCAGGGGATGTATGATGACAACCGGATCGACCCCAACGATCTTGCCTTCCTCGAAGGCCATGGCACCGGCACCAAGGTCGGAGACCCGGCAGAGGTGTGGGCGATCGGTCAGGTGATCGGCAAACGGCGACGCGCGCCACTGCCCATCGGGTCTATCAAGACGAACATCGGTCACACGGAACCGGCGTCAGGTCTGTTCGGACTGCTGAAGGCGGTGATGGCGCTGGAGCAGAACTATCTCCCTGCCTCGCTGTTTTTCGATAAACCGAACGAGACGATCGATTTCGAGAATCTGAATGTTCGCGTGAACAGCACGCCGCTCGAACTTTTGCGGGCTCGACGTCCGCGTCTTGCCGGCGTGAACTCCTTCGGTTTCGGCGGCACGAATGCCCATGTGGTAATTTCCGATCCCGAAAAGGTGGCGCAGACTGAGCCACTCGAACCGCATGGCGAACGCTATTTTGTTGCCAGCGCGCAGACCGAGAGTGCCCTCAAGGCTTTGGTGGAAGCCTATGTGCGCCGCATGGACAAGGCCGCGCCGGCCCAGATCAACCGCATCGTCGCGGCTTCCGGCGGTGGTCGGACCCTGTTGCGTCACCGACTGGTTGGCGTGCCGACGACGCCCGACACGCTGAGGACGAGACTGGCTGGCTTTCTTCAGTCGCAGGCGATCGACGGGATCGAGACGGGTGAGGTGCCTGCAGGGCAGTCCAGGATCGCCTTCGCTTTTGCCGGCAACGGGGCGCAATGGGCTGGAATGGGCGTAAGTGCCTATCGCAGGAGCAAGGCCTTCAAGCGGCATTTCGATGCCGCAAGTGCGCTCTTTGAAACGCATCTCGGGGAAAAGCTCGTTGAACTGCTCGTTTCCGATACGCTTGATGAGCGGCTCTCGGACACCCGGATTGCACAGCCGCTTCTGTTCTCGATTCAGGTTGCGATTGCAAACGCTCTGGCGGCAGCGGGCATCCGCCCGGCCTGTGTGTTCGGCCACTCGATCGGTGAGGTGGCCGCAGCCCACATCGCGGGTGCCATGTCCCTCGTGGATGCCGTTGCCGTCGTTGCAGCCCGTTCCCGGTGCCAGCATGTGACGCGCGGCCGCGGTACGATGGCAGCTGCGCTCTGCAGCGAAGAGACCGCCAAGGCCTTTCTAGCGGAGCACGCCATAACCGAGGTGGTGGTGGCCGCGGTTAACGCACGCAATTCGGTGACATTCTCGGGTCCGCGTCAGAAAATCGAAGAGGTGAAGGCTCTTGCGCGTCGCCGCAAGATTGCCGTCCAGATGCTGGATATCGAATATCCGTTCCACCATCCACTGATCGATGATGTGCGCGAGGAATTCATCGCGACGCTGCCGGATATCGGACTTCACGAGGGCGAGTTGCAGTTCCTCTCCACCGTCACCGGAGATGCATTGTCGGGCAGAAAGCTGTCTGCGAGCTACTGGTGGCGCAATGCGCGCGAACCGGTTGCCTTCCGCAGTGCTGTGGCAAAGGCGCTCGACGCCGGTTGTAATCTGTTCCTGGAAATTTCGCCGCGTCCTATCCTGAACAACTACATCAAGGAAACGATCAGAGAGCATTCCGCCAATGCTCATGTGCTGAGTTCGCTGTCCAAGGACAATGAAGAGAGTGCCGATCCGATTGCCCAGATCATCGCGCGTCTGTTCGCGTTTGGCGCCGATGGGATTTCGTTGACCCGTCTGGCGCAGGTGGATCTGCCGAACGTTCCGTTTGAGCCCGAGACCCTCACTGTCCCCGCCACAAGCGATACCTACGATCTCTTCGGACGGAATGCCGGCCCCTACACGCTGGCCGGATGGCGGGTCGATCCCAATGCGGGAGCCTGGAAGAACCACATCGATGCCGCACTCTTTCCGGACCTCGCGGAACATGTCGTCGAGGGCAGGGCGATCATGCCCGGTGCCGGTCTGGTGGACATCGCGCTTCAGGTCGCGCGGCAGCACCTTCGAACCGATCGTGTGACGTTGACCAACGTCGAACTGCTCAATCCGCTGCCGCTGGATGAGAAACTTCTCGAGCTATCGACCATCGTTTCTCCGGAAACGGGAGTGATCGAAATCCGCTCGCGCGAGAGATTGTCGGACGATGACTGGACACTGCACGCCGTTGCGCGCTGCCAGAAGATGGTGGACGGTCCGGCTGCCGATATCTTCGACGCACAGGAGGTGACCGCCGACCGGATTGCCAAGGATCGCATCTACGCCATAGCGGCGGCGTTTGGTCTCGATTACGGCCCCTCTTACCAGCGGCTGGACGAGGCCGTGACGGATGGAGGTTCGAAGATCGTCGCGCGTCTGGCGCCGGCGGCCAATCCGGCGCATCCGCTTCTCGAATGGGCCGTCAGCCCGATGTCGCTCGATGCAGCCTTCCACGGTTTGGTTGGATTGTTCGATCGTCTGTCGGGCGATGCTCAAGGCTCGCCCTACATTCCGGTCCGTTTCGGCGTAATACATCTTGTTTCGCCGGGCGCAGATATCCATGCCGTCCTGATCGAAATCCAGAGGTTCAGTGCGCATTCCATCAAGGCCCGTTTCCAGTTGAAGGATCGGGAGGGCAGAACCGTCCTCGTGATAGACGATTGCCGCTTCCGCAGGACATCGCTTCGGCAGCAGCGTTCCGTTCCCTCTCTCGGTTTCCATTACGAGGCCCTTCCTTGGAACGGACGTGTTGCGGCAAATCCGGTCAGGACGGCGCAGCCTCTGATCTCGCTCGCGCAATCACTGGAGACAGACGATTCCAGCCTCCTGCTGCAGGCGGCTGTCCTGCGCAGCTGCCTCGATATCGCAATGGCCGCCACCGTAGAGACGGATGGCAAGATCTCGGTCGCGTCTGCGCCCCAGGAGGCGAGGGTCTTCCTGTCCACGTGCCTGTCCATCCTGCATGGGGCAGGGCTTGCGGCGCCGGTGGATGATCAGTGGCATCTGGCAGATGGCATCGATCTGCCGGAGGTCGCCGAACTTCTGCGGGAGTTCGAAGCCGATCGCCCGGATCGGGGCGCCGAGGGCGTCGCTGTTGCAAGCATTCGCGCGACCATGTTGGCGAGGCTTCATCCTGGCAACGCCGTGCCGTCGAACCTTCCGGTGGCGCCAACATCCGCGACGGCGGATTATCTGCATCAGCGCTCGGCTGCCGCCGACTGGCGCAATGCGCTCCTCATCAACGCACTCTCTGACCTTTCGAAGGCGACCGGGTCTTGTCCCCTGACATGTCTTCAGATCGGCGCCACGGCGCCGCATGCTGTCCAGCGCGTTCTGGACCTGCTGGAGCCTCTTGCAGGACGCCTGGCCGTGTTCGAGACGGACGATGAATTGCGCCGTTCGCTGGAAATCCTGTTCCAGGACAATCCGCGCATCGAGATCCTTCAATCTCTGGACCCGGCAAGGATCTACCACGCCGTCTATTCGTCATCCGATCGTTATGCGCAGTTGATCATCAATGACGAGACGGCTGTGTCGTCGGTCCGGTCATTCGTTGGCGCAGGTGCGCGCCTGCTGATCGCCGAAAGCGCATCCTCACTGATCAACGACTTCATGAACGGTCTTGCCGCGGAACAGGGCGATCCCGGCGTGCTTGCCGACCTGCATCTCGGCCATCTGCCAACTGCCCGGGAATGGAAGCGCCATCTTGCGGCGCTCAACCTCGACGGGGAGGCGGTACAGACGGTCGATGGACCGTATGGGCCAGCCAATATCATTGATGCGCAGGCGGACGATGTGGTGGCGGATAGTCCCGTCCGCAACGACGGATACGTTCTTCTTGCCGGTGGAATGCCTGCCGGCTCAGATGCGGCAACTCTCTCTCTGAATCTCGACACCGACAGCCTGACCCAGGACATCGTCACGGTGCTGTCGAAGACAAAGGATCGGACGGTCAACATCGTCTACATCCGCGGTGGCGAGGATGAGGGGACAAGCCTCACCCTGACCGAAGAAAGCTGGAGACTGACGCATTTTGCCCGGACGCTGCATCAGGTCGTCGAAGAGCAGAACCACAAGTGCCCGGTCAATCTGGTACTGCTGCTGCAGGGCGGGGCGCCGGTCGGCCTCTCAATTGCAGGGGAAACCCTTCCGGTGTCGCCGATCAATGTCGGCTTGTGGTCGTTGGCGCGTGTCCTGCAGAACGAACTCGAAAGCCTTGGCATCTTCCTGTTCGATGCGGCGCCGGCCGAACTCGACAAGGCACTGATGCTCGCCTCTCTGGATCAGAGCCGGGAATGGATCATCGGCGCCAGGGGCGACGATGTCCGCGAAATTCGTGCCGTGGAGGCCGCACTCTCCCGTGGCAACATGCTCACGACCCGCTACTCCGCCGCAACGATCCGTCAGCGTATACCCTCGCGCGTTGATGCGCTCTATTGGGAGGCCTGCGATCTGCCGCAGCCGGGTGATGATCAGGTCGTCGTGGACGTCGCAGCCGCCGGGTTGAACTTCCGCGATGTGATGTGGGCCATGGGCCTGTTGCCGGAAGAGGCCCTGGAGGAGGGGTTTGCCGGTGCGACCATCGGCATGGAACTCTCCGGCCGCGTTGTTGCCGTCGGCTCGTCCGTGTCCGACCTGAAGGTCGGAGATGCGATCATGGGGATAGGCCCCGCTGCATTCTCCACTCACGCGGTCATTGCGCGGGCGGGATTGGCCAAGGTTCCAAGCGAGATCGATCTCAAAGCTGCCGCCACCGTGCCGGTCACTTTCCTCACGGCATGGTATGCTATCGTGGAGCTGGCCCGTGCGCGGGCCGGGGAAACCCTGCTGGTTCATGGTGCAGCAGGAGGCGTTGGTCTCGCCGCTATCCAGATCGCGCGCGCCCTGGGCCTCACAGTGATTGCGACCGTCGGAAGCGACGAGAAGACGGCTTATCTGAAGACGCTGGGCATCGAGCACGTCTTCAACTCGCGTTCTCTGTCCTTCGTGGCAGACGTCAAACGCGTGACCGGCGGCGAAGGCGTCGACATGGTTCTGAATTCGCTTTTCTCCGATGCGATGGAGCAGAGCATCGGTCTCGTCAAGCCGTTTGGGCGCTTCCTGGAACTGGGCAAGCGAGACTACTATGCCGATCGCAAGATCGGCCTGCGGCCCTTCCGCCGGAATGTCAGCTACTTCGGCATTGACGCTGATCAGTTGCCGTTGAAGGCCCCAGCGCTGACGAAGAACATTTTCGAGACCCTGGGACGGCTCTTTGCAGAAGGTAAGCTGTCACCGCTTCCCTATCGCCTCTTCCGGCATGACGAGATCGGCGATGCTTTCCGCCTGATGCAGAATGCCGGCCATGTCGGCAAGATCGTCATCGAACCGCCGGCGGCGGGAGAGCACCCGGTCGCATCGAAACCGGCTGGACTGCAACCGCTGCCGCCGGTCGGTCTCCACATCGTCGTTGGCGGTATCGGAGGCTTCGGCCTTGCGGCGGCGGAATGGCTCGTCGCGCGAGGGGCGCGCCAGATTGCGCTTGTGACGCGGCGCGGTGTGGCAGACGATGAGACTGCGGCAGCCATTCACAGATGGGACGAAAAGGGCGTACAGGCATCCTGCCATCCTTGCGATGTCACGAATGCCGCGGCCGTCGAAGACCTTCTGCGGACGCTGCGCCAGCGGGCGCCGATCAAGGGCGTGGTGCATGCGGCCATGGTGCTGGACGATGCGCTGGTGAATAACCTCACCCGTGAACGCTTCGAGGCGGTCATTGCGGTCAAGGCGGAAGGTGCAGTCAACCTCGATCGCGCGACGCGCGCGGATAAGCTCGATTATTTCCTGATGTTCTCTTCGGCAACGACCCTCATCGGCAATCCGGGGCAGGCCAATTACGTTGCGGCGAACGGATATCTGGAAGGGCTGGCGCGCAAGCGGCGGCAGGAGGGACTTCCCGGCCTCGCGGTCGGCTTCGGCGCTATCGCGGATACCGGTTATCTCGCCCACAACGCCGCGGTGAACGAGGTCCTCAGCAAAAGGCTCGGCAACTCTGCGATGAAGGCGAGCACGGCCTTGGCCTTCGTTGAATATTACATGGCCGTTGATCCTGGTACCGTCGATAGCGGCGTCGTCATCTGTTCGCCGATCGACTGGCATGCTGCGAAAGCACTACGGCTCGTCAACACGCCGTTGTTCGACGTGCCGCTACGCCAACTGGCGGCGGGTGCGGTCGCGGGTTCCGATACGATCGACCTTGCGGAACTGGTCGCAGACAAGAGCGAAACGGAGGCGATGGAGCTTCTGTTCAAGCTCGTGGCAGGCGAGATGGCCAACGTGTTGCGCATTTCTGAAGGCGCTATAACCCGCAACAAGGTTCTGAAGGACGCCGGCCTTGATAGCTTGATGGCCGTGGAACTCAGCATGAGCTTCAAGGACCGCACGGGGGTTGATATGCCACTGACGGGGCTTGGCGACACGACGACGGTCGATCATGTCGTGCGAAAGCTCTATGAGCGTGTCATGCGCCAAAGCGACAACGACGACGAAGCGTTGCCGCATCAGGAGATCGAGGCGCTCGCTTCGCAACACCTGGATGCTGCGCGCAAGACTGTGGGTGACGCGTGA
- a CDS encoding polysaccharide biosynthesis/export family protein, translated as MRKIIALIGCSVMAGCQYVPAEGPLAGDIVKQAGLSASEQSRVRAQVFELVDVDNRVTQVVASHQTKNFQRRFNVRSGVREPVVGVGDQLKIVIFEASPDGLFSTADSKQTPFDVVVQTDGKAAIPYVGTVKLSGKTIEQVRQTIIEALKNKAVEPDVLVNLSNTASRNVSVTGAVARSAVIPLGLVNETLMDVIAKAGGATHQPYETYVNLTRNQVRGSVLLKTILENPRENIYVQPGDQVYLVHNPRTFTVLGSVRATRRVDFGANDLNLLEAIALAGGADDSTADIKGYFIFRYEEPEILTDLVGPQRVAELVRKGMSADKDGRYPIVYRFGMDKADSLLIGQNFPIKDRDVIYASRHPSVDFAKFLNIIGRPIGTAAAAVSIANVVTD; from the coding sequence GTGAGAAAAATCATTGCGCTGATTGGTTGTAGCGTCATGGCCGGTTGCCAGTACGTGCCAGCCGAAGGCCCTCTGGCGGGCGACATCGTGAAGCAGGCTGGCTTGTCCGCCAGCGAGCAGAGCCGCGTCCGCGCGCAAGTCTTTGAGCTTGTTGATGTGGACAACCGCGTCACACAGGTCGTTGCAAGCCACCAGACCAAGAACTTTCAAAGGCGCTTCAATGTTCGCTCCGGCGTTCGCGAACCCGTGGTCGGCGTAGGGGACCAACTCAAGATTGTGATCTTCGAGGCAAGTCCGGATGGTCTCTTCTCGACTGCCGATTCGAAGCAGACGCCATTCGACGTGGTTGTCCAGACCGATGGCAAAGCCGCGATTCCGTATGTTGGTACGGTAAAGCTCTCCGGCAAGACGATCGAACAGGTTCGACAGACCATCATCGAAGCTCTGAAGAACAAGGCCGTCGAGCCGGATGTATTGGTCAATCTTTCTAACACCGCGTCACGTAATGTGTCGGTAACGGGCGCCGTTGCCCGTTCCGCAGTGATTCCGCTTGGTCTCGTCAACGAGACCCTGATGGACGTTATTGCGAAGGCAGGGGGGGCAACGCACCAGCCCTACGAGACCTATGTCAATCTGACCCGTAACCAAGTGCGTGGTTCGGTCCTGTTGAAGACGATCCTCGAGAACCCCCGCGAGAACATCTATGTACAGCCTGGTGACCAGGTTTATCTGGTGCATAATCCGCGCACCTTCACTGTTCTCGGGTCCGTGCGCGCCACGCGTCGCGTCGATTTTGGCGCCAATGATCTGAATCTGCTTGAAGCGATCGCCCTTGCCGGCGGAGCCGACGACAGCACCGCCGACATCAAAGGCTATTTCATCTTCCGCTACGAGGAGCCTGAGATCCTGACGGATCTCGTTGGTCCCCAACGGGTTGCCGAACTGGTCCGCAAGGGGATGAGCGCCGACAAGGATGGCCGCTATCCGATCGTCTACCGTTTCGGAATGGATAAGGCCGACAGTCTGCTCATCGGCCAGAATTTCCCGATCAAAGATCGTGATGTGATCTATGCATCGCGCCATCCTTCGGTTGATTTCGCAAAGTTCCTCAACATCATTGGACGTCCGATCGGAACGGCAGCAGCCGCCGTCAGCATTGCCAATGTTGTCACGGACTAG
- a CDS encoding LTA synthase family protein, producing MTLLAAYEHPILFVLVSYLLTCATVLATDRFALPKAEFDKAKIARSRSQTLFENLARLPVIALVYAGFFAISWRPFYAFQGTASFFIIFTAISRAKLVYIREPLVFSDIALVIDLIKHKEIFYATFLNAIFWVVALGYVFGASAAYMVMESSIVPREGTFFWIVAGLVIGFGPWLLPLFRFSNPPLVRFSEALLKTLDPKINTVRFGTFTTVVYHTIVWLGRRREDVVEEIRQGLHHILAEITGEDHDTEPSGPPLIVVWQSESFIDLRHFGVTDLHLPHLDYLRAHASQWGRMTSVFEGGYTLRTEFAVLTGLQPEDAYVDASHPYLRASHYADIAWPKRFMEGGWLTHFLHPYDRTFFLRDKALPLLGFQDMTMLDAFGHNPVTDGPYVSDRKLTQRLIDTIQSSDPQRPAFFFVASMANHGPWEPGRCGALTDPVDIYTELLRKADDALGHLTTYLNGLKRPVWLVFYGDHAPLLKSFANPFPDPRTDYVIVPLGSAQGMSKSHASSEEAPWNLIKTIVRLAGVSRSNT from the coding sequence ATGACCCTTTTGGCGGCATATGAGCATCCGATCCTTTTTGTACTGGTCAGTTATCTTCTGACCTGCGCGACTGTTCTTGCCACGGATCGGTTTGCTCTGCCGAAGGCAGAATTCGACAAAGCAAAGATCGCCAGAAGCCGCTCGCAAACCCTGTTCGAGAACCTGGCCCGGTTGCCGGTCATCGCCTTGGTCTATGCCGGCTTCTTCGCCATATCCTGGCGGCCGTTCTACGCGTTCCAGGGGACGGCGAGCTTTTTCATCATTTTTACGGCGATATCGCGCGCGAAGCTTGTCTATATTCGCGAACCATTGGTCTTCTCCGACATCGCCTTGGTGATCGATCTCATCAAGCACAAGGAAATCTTCTACGCGACCTTCCTGAACGCCATCTTCTGGGTCGTCGCCCTGGGTTACGTGTTCGGTGCGAGCGCAGCCTATATGGTGATGGAATCTTCTATCGTGCCGCGCGAGGGGACATTCTTCTGGATTGTTGCCGGCCTCGTGATCGGGTTCGGGCCATGGCTACTGCCGCTGTTCCGATTTTCCAATCCGCCACTGGTGCGGTTTAGCGAGGCACTTCTCAAGACACTTGATCCGAAGATCAACACGGTGCGGTTCGGGACCTTCACAACCGTGGTCTACCACACGATCGTCTGGCTTGGTCGAAGGCGGGAAGATGTCGTGGAAGAAATTCGCCAGGGGCTTCATCACATTCTCGCGGAAATCACTGGCGAAGACCATGACACGGAGCCGAGTGGGCCGCCTCTGATCGTGGTCTGGCAGTCGGAATCCTTCATCGATCTGCGCCACTTCGGTGTGACGGACCTCCACCTTCCGCATCTGGATTATCTGCGCGCCCATGCCAGCCAATGGGGCCGCATGACCAGTGTGTTCGAGGGCGGCTATACGCTTCGCACGGAGTTTGCGGTCCTGACCGGGCTTCAGCCGGAAGACGCTTATGTGGACGCCAGTCACCCTTATCTGCGCGCGTCGCATTATGCGGATATCGCCTGGCCGAAGCGCTTCATGGAAGGCGGATGGCTGACCCATTTCCTGCACCCCTATGACCGGACCTTCTTTCTCCGCGACAAGGCCTTACCGCTTCTCGGCTTTCAGGACATGACCATGCTCGACGCATTTGGTCACAACCCGGTGACAGATGGCCCGTATGTCTCGGACCGGAAACTGACCCAGCGCCTGATCGACACCATCCAGTCCAGCGACCCGCAACGACCGGCTTTCTTCTTCGTCGCCTCGATGGCCAATCACGGCCCGTGGGAACCCGGCCGATGCGGCGCACTGACCGATCCCGTTGATATCTACACAGAACTGCTGCGCAAGGCTGACGATGCTCTCGGTCATCTGACGACCTATCTCAACGGCCTGAAGCGGCCGGTCTGGCTTGTTTTCTATGGCGATCACGCCCCGCTTCTGAAAAGTTTCGCCAACCCGTTTCCCGATCCGAGAACGGATTACGTGATCGTGCCTCTCGGCTCGGCCCAGGGTATGTCCAAGTCGCATGCTTCCTCGGAGGAAGCACCCTGGAACCTGATCAAGACGATCGTTCGGCTGGCCGGCGTCAGTCGCAGCAACACGTAA
- a CDS encoding capsular biosynthesis protein, whose translation MTNLILLGEERPYHKIAVEEAKSRNIAVHVVDLGYLRPDWVIFERDGTASNSRFPRRADEVLAQGRDLPEPDWSRRYTQGFWADAGYDILYNVSTVLLWWLYPFYVRHTLYHPFLEYLGWIGRLAGEKSRQREAAETIHAVVGSRAPFFVYPLQLQTDYQLRVHSPFRGQEEAIDLVLTSFARFASPDARLVVKLHPMDAGLINWTHYIRQQCNHTQLSERIDIIDGGNLEHLFGSCEGVVTVNSTAALPAIRMGKPVKVLGSAVYDIEGMTHQASLDTFWSHPVPPRQEVAEAFFRLMAHSYHVRGNLYTRQGAAAAAEEIAAKFAPSPL comes from the coding sequence GTGACCAACCTCATCCTCCTCGGAGAGGAGCGGCCGTACCACAAGATCGCCGTCGAGGAGGCAAAGTCCCGGAACATTGCGGTTCATGTGGTCGATCTCGGTTATCTGAGACCGGACTGGGTGATCTTCGAACGGGATGGCACTGCCTCCAATTCACGGTTTCCACGCCGCGCCGATGAAGTTCTGGCGCAAGGACGGGATCTGCCGGAACCGGACTGGAGTCGGCGCTACACTCAAGGCTTCTGGGCAGATGCCGGTTACGACATCCTCTATAATGTCTCGACGGTTCTCCTGTGGTGGCTTTACCCCTTCTATGTCAGGCACACGCTCTACCATCCCTTCCTTGAGTACCTGGGCTGGATCGGGCGACTTGCCGGAGAGAAGAGCCGGCAGAGAGAGGCCGCAGAGACGATCCATGCGGTGGTTGGCAGTAGGGCGCCCTTTTTCGTCTATCCTCTGCAGTTGCAAACCGACTATCAGCTACGGGTGCACTCCCCCTTTCGGGGTCAGGAAGAAGCAATCGACCTTGTTCTTACGTCTTTTGCCCGCTTCGCATCCCCCGATGCGAGGCTTGTCGTCAAACTCCATCCGATGGATGCGGGGCTCATCAACTGGACGCATTACATTCGCCAGCAGTGCAATCACACGCAGCTGAGCGAGAGGATCGACATCATCGATGGCGGCAATCTGGAACACCTGTTTGGCAGCTGTGAAGGCGTGGTCACCGTTAATTCGACCGCGGCCTTGCCTGCCATCCGGATGGGCAAACCGGTGAAGGTGCTGGGCAGCGCGGTCTATGACATAGAGGGAATGACGCACCAGGCGTCACTCGACACATTCTGGAGCCACCCTGTGCCGCCGCGGCAGGAGGTTGCCGAGGCGTTTTTCCGCCTGATGGCCCACAGCTATCACGTTCGCGGCAACCTCTACACACGACAGGGTGCCGCTGCCGCGGCGGAAGAGATCGCGGCGAAATTTGCTCCGTCGCCCCTGTGA